One region of Caldimonas thermodepolymerans genomic DNA includes:
- a CDS encoding Tex family protein yields the protein MDKILLQIAAELNVRPAQVNAAVELLDGGATVPFIARYRKEATGGLDDTQLRELETRLTYLRELEERRQAVIKSIEEQGKLTPELRAAIEAAPTKQELEDIYLPYKPKRRTKAMIAREAGIEPLADKLFADPTLDPVAEAQAFLNPDAGFADAFAVLDGVRDILSERWAEDAVLVGKLREWLWEEGLFQSKLMDGKDPNNPDVAKFRDYFDYSEPIRTVPSHRALAVFRGRTQEILEAKLVLDEEVVPGQPTLAEGRIARHLGWSHAKRPADELIRKTIAWTWKVKLSLSLERDLFSRLREEAEKTAIKVFAENLRDLLLAAPAGKRVVMGLDPGIRTGVKVAVVNETGKVVDTATVYPHEPRNDWEGAIHTLGRLCATHGVSLIAIGNGTASRETDKLAADLIKRIQQMAQGTRIDKVVVSEAGASVYSASEYASKELPDLDVSLRGAVSIARRVQDPLAELVKIEPKSIGVGQYQHDVNQAELARSLNAVVEDCVNSVGVDLNTASTPLLARVSGLSATVAASIVRWRDTHGAFRNRQQLLEVAGLGPKTFEQAAGFLRIRDGDNPLDMSGVHPETYPVVEKILQHVGKPITEVMGRSDVIRSLKPEAFADEKFGAITVRDILAELEKPGRDPRPDFKVARFNDGVEDIKDLQPGMVLEGTVSNVAQFGAFVDLGVHQDGLVHVSQLSHKFVNDAREVVKAGDIVKVKVLEVDLARKRISLTMKLDAAAPRGGADRGDNSYRPAGRGERYSAPRGAQAQPQSAMAAAFAKLQQQTKR from the coding sequence CTGGACAAGATCCTTCTTCAAATCGCGGCGGAACTGAACGTCCGCCCCGCCCAAGTCAATGCCGCCGTCGAACTGCTGGACGGCGGCGCCACGGTGCCCTTCATCGCGCGCTACCGCAAGGAAGCGACCGGCGGCCTGGACGACACCCAGTTGCGCGAGCTGGAGACGCGCCTGACCTACCTGCGCGAGCTCGAGGAGCGTCGCCAGGCCGTCATCAAGAGCATCGAGGAGCAGGGCAAGCTCACGCCCGAGCTGCGCGCGGCCATCGAGGCGGCGCCGACCAAGCAGGAGCTGGAAGACATCTACCTGCCGTACAAGCCCAAGCGCCGCACCAAGGCGATGATCGCCCGCGAGGCCGGCATCGAGCCGCTGGCCGACAAGCTGTTCGCCGACCCGACGCTGGACCCGGTGGCCGAGGCCCAGGCCTTCCTGAACCCGGACGCCGGCTTTGCCGACGCCTTCGCGGTGCTCGACGGCGTGCGCGACATCCTGTCCGAGCGCTGGGCCGAGGACGCCGTGCTGGTCGGCAAGCTGCGCGAGTGGCTGTGGGAGGAGGGCCTGTTCCAGTCGAAGCTGATGGACGGCAAGGACCCGAACAACCCCGACGTCGCCAAGTTCCGCGACTACTTCGACTACAGCGAGCCGATCCGCACCGTGCCCTCGCACCGGGCGCTGGCAGTGTTCCGCGGCCGCACGCAGGAGATCCTCGAAGCCAAGCTGGTGCTGGACGAGGAAGTGGTGCCGGGCCAGCCCACGCTGGCCGAAGGCCGCATCGCGCGTCACCTGGGCTGGAGCCACGCCAAGCGGCCGGCCGACGAGCTGATCCGCAAGACCATCGCCTGGACCTGGAAGGTCAAGCTGAGCCTGAGCCTGGAGCGCGACCTGTTCTCGCGCCTGCGCGAGGAGGCGGAGAAGACCGCGATCAAGGTGTTCGCCGAGAACCTGCGCGACCTGCTGCTGGCCGCGCCGGCCGGCAAGCGCGTGGTGATGGGCCTGGACCCGGGCATCCGCACCGGCGTCAAGGTCGCGGTGGTCAACGAGACCGGCAAGGTGGTCGACACCGCCACGGTCTACCCGCACGAGCCGCGCAACGACTGGGAGGGTGCCATCCACACGCTGGGCCGGCTGTGCGCCACGCACGGCGTCAGCCTGATCGCGATCGGCAACGGCACCGCCAGCCGCGAGACCGACAAGCTGGCGGCCGACCTGATCAAGCGCATCCAGCAGATGGCCCAGGGCACCAGGATCGACAAGGTCGTGGTCAGCGAGGCGGGTGCCTCGGTGTATTCGGCCTCGGAATACGCGAGCAAGGAGCTGCCGGACCTGGACGTGAGCCTGCGCGGCGCGGTCAGCATCGCGCGCCGGGTGCAGGATCCGCTGGCCGAGCTGGTGAAGATCGAGCCCAAGAGCATCGGCGTGGGCCAGTACCAGCACGACGTCAACCAGGCCGAGCTGGCGCGCAGCCTGAACGCCGTGGTCGAGGACTGCGTGAACTCGGTCGGCGTGGACCTGAACACCGCCTCGACGCCGCTGCTGGCGCGCGTCTCGGGGCTGAGCGCCACCGTGGCGGCGAGCATCGTGCGCTGGCGCGACACCCACGGTGCGTTCCGCAACCGCCAGCAGCTGCTCGAGGTGGCCGGCCTGGGCCCGAAGACCTTCGAGCAGGCAGCCGGCTTCCTGCGCATCCGCGACGGCGACAACCCGCTGGACATGTCCGGCGTCCACCCGGAGACCTATCCGGTGGTCGAGAAGATCCTGCAGCACGTCGGCAAGCCCATCACCGAGGTCATGGGCCGTTCGGACGTGATCCGCAGCCTCAAGCCGGAGGCCTTCGCCGACGAGAAGTTCGGCGCGATCACGGTCAGGGACATCCTCGCCGAGCTGGAGAAGCCCGGTCGCGACCCGCGCCCGGACTTCAAGGTGGCGCGCTTCAACGACGGCGTCGAGGACATCAAGGACCTGCAGCCCGGCATGGTGCTGGAAGGCACGGTCAGCAACGTCGCGCAGTTCGGCGCTTTCGTCGACCTGGGCGTGCACCAGGACGGCCTGGTGCACGTCAGCCAGCTGTCGCACAAGTTCGTCAACGACGCGCGCGAGGTGGTCAAGGCCGGCGACATCGTCAAGGTGAAGGTGCTGGAGGTGGACCTGGCCCGCAAGCGCATCTCGCTGACGATGAAGCTGGATGCAGCCGCGCCGCGCGGCGGCGCGGACCGGGGCGACAACAGCTACCGCCCGGCCGGCCGCGGCGAGCGCTACAGCGCCCCGCGCGGCGCGCAGGCCCAGCCCCAGTCGGCGATGGCGGCGGCCTTCGCGAAGCTGCAGCAGCAGACCAAGCGCTGA
- a CDS encoding hemerythrin domain-containing protein has product MSTLLSKLSPSITDMIRMDHSQVLETFHQFRSGMSIAKKEALVGSACVALEIHTQLEEEIFYPALRELASDIEVLEKSFPEHAEMHRQITRLRSMTAIDPDYDPTFLELVRDALHHVADEETTLLPAAERLMPERLGELGAQMMRRRAQLLTAHAGEIMSSTVRSFPESAAVMASGAVGAGAYLMQQASGWVSRGRR; this is encoded by the coding sequence ATGAGTACGTTGTTGAGCAAGCTCTCTCCCAGCATCACCGACATGATCCGCATGGACCACAGCCAGGTCCTGGAAACCTTCCACCAGTTCCGCAGCGGCATGTCGATCGCCAAGAAGGAGGCGCTGGTCGGCAGTGCCTGCGTGGCGCTGGAGATCCACACCCAGCTGGAGGAGGAGATCTTCTATCCGGCGCTGCGCGAGCTGGCCAGCGACATCGAGGTGCTCGAGAAGAGCTTTCCCGAGCACGCCGAGATGCACCGGCAGATCACCCGCCTGCGCTCGATGACCGCGATCGACCCGGACTACGACCCGACCTTCCTCGAGCTGGTGCGCGACGCGCTGCACCATGTCGCCGACGAGGAGACCACGCTGCTGCCGGCCGCCGAGCGCCTGATGCCCGAGCGCCTGGGCGAGCTGGGGGCGCAGATGATGCGCCGCCGCGCCCAGCTGCTGACCGCGCATGCCGGCGAGATCATGTCCAGCACCGTGCGCTCCTTCCCCGAGAGCGCTGCGGTGATGGCCAGCGGCGCGGTCGGCGCCGGCGCCTACCTGATGCAGCAGGCCAGCGGCTGGGTGAGCCGCGGCCGGCGCTGA
- a CDS encoding phospholipase, whose protein sequence is MQALQIFAGPRARRHIAERGLSPRDIRVVAGAAGGPKGLILGPLDRHVFGHWLPGSTHTVHLIGASIGAWRMATAATRDPHRLFERLAHDYIHQEYKVEPGRSLPTADEVSRTFSRALDAFFDGEVEGVLSHPRYRVHIVTSRGRHVLRREGRWRTPLGYLGAVVCNAASRKALGAWLERVVFSSHGERLPLHLGDLRHRVVPLDARNFKPALLASCSIPFVLKAVHDIPGAPPGAYWDGGITDYHLHWNYASLLDAAQAQADGCGGLVLYPHFQRALVPGWLDKAWKARHRPTPWLDNVIVLAPRPEWVARLPNGKLPDRTDFKRYGTDTAARVRAWSQAVAESERLADEWAQWLARGAPVDDVQPL, encoded by the coding sequence ATGCAAGCACTCCAGATCTTTGCCGGGCCGCGGGCACGCCGGCACATCGCCGAGCGCGGCCTGTCGCCGCGCGATATCCGCGTCGTCGCCGGCGCGGCAGGCGGGCCCAAGGGGCTGATCCTCGGCCCGCTGGACCGTCACGTCTTCGGGCACTGGCTGCCCGGCAGCACCCACACGGTCCACCTGATCGGCGCCTCGATCGGCGCATGGCGCATGGCCACCGCGGCCACCCGCGACCCGCACCGCTTGTTCGAGCGGCTGGCGCACGACTACATCCACCAGGAATACAAGGTCGAGCCGGGCCGCTCCCTGCCCACGGCGGACGAGGTCAGCCGCACCTTCTCGCGCGCCCTCGACGCGTTCTTCGACGGGGAGGTCGAGGGCGTGCTCTCGCACCCGCGCTACCGCGTGCACATCGTCACTTCGCGCGGCCGCCACGTGCTGCGCCGGGAAGGGCGCTGGCGCACGCCGCTGGGCTACCTCGGCGCGGTGGTGTGCAACGCCGCGAGCCGCAAGGCCCTGGGCGCCTGGCTGGAGCGCGTGGTGTTTTCCAGCCATGGCGAGCGCCTGCCGCTGCACCTGGGCGACCTGCGGCACCGCGTGGTGCCGCTGGACGCGCGCAACTTCAAGCCCGCGTTGCTGGCCTCGTGCTCGATCCCCTTCGTCCTGAAGGCCGTGCACGACATCCCCGGCGCGCCGCCGGGCGCCTACTGGGATGGCGGCATCACCGACTACCACCTGCACTGGAACTACGCCTCGCTGCTCGATGCCGCCCAGGCGCAGGCGGACGGCTGCGGCGGGCTGGTGCTGTACCCGCATTTCCAGCGCGCGCTGGTGCCCGGCTGGCTGGACAAGGCCTGGAAGGCGCGGCACCGCCCGACCCCCTGGCTGGACAACGTCATCGTGCTGGCGCCGCGGCCGGAGTGGGTGGCCCGCCTGCCCAACGGCAAGCTGCCCGACCGCACCGACTTCAAGCGCTACGGCACCGACACCGCCGCCCGGGTGCGCGCCTGGTCGCAGGCCGTCGCCGAGAGCGAGCGCCTGGCCGACGAGTGGGCGCAGTGGCTGGCGCGCGGTGCGCCCGTCGACGACGTGCAGCCGCTGTGA
- a CDS encoding superoxide dismutase family protein: MLSIRWIGPVAAIALLGACAHGGHHHGSKATAVAELQPTRGNNVAGTVRFEQHGHHVMVYARVTGLKPNQEHGFHVHEKGDCSSGDGMSAGGHFNPLGKPHGHYSQGERHAGDMPNLKADANGVAEARFHLDGVTVGSGPTDIVGRGLIVHANPDDYTSQPVGNAGGRLACAVITRS, from the coding sequence ATGCTTTCCATCCGTTGGATCGGTCCGGTGGCAGCGATCGCCCTGCTTGGCGCCTGCGCCCATGGCGGGCATCACCATGGCAGCAAGGCGACCGCCGTGGCCGAGCTCCAGCCGACCCGCGGCAACAACGTGGCCGGTACGGTGCGCTTCGAGCAGCACGGCCACCATGTCATGGTGTACGCGCGGGTCACCGGCCTGAAGCCGAACCAGGAACACGGCTTCCACGTGCACGAGAAGGGCGACTGCTCCAGCGGTGATGGCATGAGCGCCGGCGGGCACTTCAACCCGCTGGGCAAGCCGCACGGCCACTACAGCCAGGGCGAGCGTCATGCGGGGGACATGCCGAACCTGAAGGCCGACGCCAACGGCGTGGCCGAGGCGCGCTTCCACCTGGACGGCGTCACCGTCGGCTCGGGTCCGACCGACATCGTCGGTCGCGGCCTGATCGTCCACGCCAACCCGGACGACTACACCTCGCAGCCGGTCGGCAACGCCGGCGGGCGCCTGGCCTGCGCGGTGATCACCCGCAGCTGA